The Neodiprion virginianus isolate iyNeoVirg1 chromosome 5, iyNeoVirg1.1, whole genome shotgun sequence genome contains a region encoding:
- the LOC124306104 gene encoding nuclear factor of activated T-cells 5 isoform X2 gives MAPDLGGKRSPGRAITAAHCSVGGMLLLQHRRSAVGHSLDGYLHAGSAGGLSSTATGTSARGTVAPTARTYSSRRINHPRQSAQPKVLLASARPNSGIRGSDELAARLISAQDACDNSNDSGLGFEERQQQQQQQQQLSNAGWSAGEEDSKRRRMDIKLESEDANFAFPEVQARGRNETKTAARGNTNGIGGASIPRDSTSRDGKTQLQIICQPEQQHRARYQTEGSRGAVKDRTGNGFPIVRLVGYDKPTTLQVFIGTDLGRVAPHMFYQACRVSGKNSTPCVERKVDGTIVIEVDMDPAKEMLVTCDCVGILKERNVDVEHRFPQEAGILQGRSKKKSTRCRMVFRTTISHPNGTTETLQICSQPIVCTQPPGIPEISKKSLRSCPCTGGLELFVLGKNFLKDTRIVFHLDDEDMSSSMEPHWECAVLPDKEFLQQTHLVCVVPPYRRQDLEPNESVSVKLYAVSSGKTSEPHAFLYTAASAAPEPSVGKIESVLPVLTTTSAEATLTSSTEVVSLTSVSTSSLLSPVVTSTSSFASTMEQQPSQPHSEPQQVQQQQQQQQPQQQQQQQQQQQQQEVLKSESCQSPPSSSSPVTPVMMWTTQSQSSCTNVMMPPPPMIASPILSIHSSSDLQLILPDNLKTEILDESSQSSMISENSMQGLPSSTATSQQAASRPLQISGEGSREAPASLLSVVSANVSAAVSPSEETAVNLLGVADMIRNQHPLALSPQDPFSVMQDSPQVKVLSPRHINKESTGLLSSGDGDGSSSGRVQGAGVVDLRMKQQQQQQQDFSTLTTFAATAPDQSLPAQSGHSIEKYLNHIETSPSQNKEPERGGAGGDFVASVQQRGSIISTGRQQQQQVSQPPNILAPTHATKKLDALVNSAAETHQLGSPVPASEISTVNLIGHVSPDAEAIHLQQQHDVMSGSPQPRNSPPIPVKAMILEALMPAPTISGQPMTPVSVAVPANNGAPEKLPEENLLTTIATALLPPMQEPPINTAAGTAASPTCVTTIHRPLQVPSEPIPSAAEQIQQMQVLAQQEVAAMQQVQQVEQVMAQAQQQVEQVVAHAHQQAVQAVQQAQQQVVQQVVQHAQVVQHAVQQVQAVQQVQAVPAVQQAVQQATQEAVQQAVQQATQEVVQQVQAVQQAVQQAQAAQAMQHAVQQDIGSMLSQPAGFVAEASSALASGAAQEPSQQRLTTAAEQAINSVITNATQDIINNRPITTTTAHAIIATKNILNSVATQSAQLMNTAMEGILPKSPTGQGPMVEQVTNKATLPVGNSSQGVSVPVTASGPVNPSNAGPPARKPEDAGGMLPQELTSMSEHDLLSYINPSCFDPQGGFLM, from the exons GAAGTGCTGGGGGTCTGTCATCAACTGCGACTGGGACTTCCGCGAGAGGAACGGTAGCGCCAACGGCTAGAACATATTCTTCGAGGAGGATCAATCACCCTCGTCAAAGTGCGCAGCCCAAGGTGCTGCTTGCCTCGGCGAGGCCAAACTCTGGTATCCGGGGTTCCGATGAACTCGCGGCGAGACTGATAAGCGCCCAGGACGCCTGTGACAATTCTAACGACTCGGGCCTCGGCTTCGAagagcggcagcagcagcagcagcagcagcagcagctctCCAACGCC GGCTGGAGCGCTGGCGAGGAGGATTCGAAGCGGCGCAGAATGGACATAAAGCTGGAATCGGAGGACGCCAACTTTGCGTTCCCGGAAGTTCAGGCACGCGGCCGAAACGAGACGAAGACCGCTGCAAGGGGCAATACAAATGGTATCGGAGGTGCTTCTATTCCCAGAG ATAGTACGTCAAGAGACGGAAAGACGCAACTGCAGATAATCTGTCAACCAGAGCAGCAGCATAGAGCTAGATACCAAACAGAGGGTTCACGAGGCGCTGTGAAGGATCGGACAGGAAATGGATTCCCAATAGTGCGTCTGGTCGGTTACGACAAGCCAACGACCCTCCAGGTCTTCATTGGCACAGATCTGGGTCGAGTTGCTCCACACATGTTTTACCAGGCATGCAGAGTGAGTGGAAAAAACTCGACCCCTTGCGTTGAGCGCAAGGTGGATGGTACGATTGTCATTGAGGTGGACATGGATCCGGCAAAAGAAATGCTGGTCACCTGTGACTGCGTCGGCATTCTGAAAGAGCGAAATGTTGATGTCGAGCATAGGTTTCCCCAGGAAGCTGGCATTCTTCAGGGGCGCAGCAAAAAGAAATCTACCAGGTGTCGCATGGTGTTTCGCACTACTATTTCGCACCCCAACGGCACCACTGAAACTCTACAAATTTGCTCACAACCCATCGTTTGCA CTCAACCGCCAGGCATACCAGAAATCAGCAAAAAATCTCTCAGGTCATGTCCATGCACCGGTGGGCTGGAGCTGTTCGTGCTGGGAAAGAACTTCCTGAAGGATACACGAATCGTGTTTCACCTGGACGACGAAGATATGTCGAGCAGCATGGAGCCACACTGGGAATGCGCCGTGCTTCCTGACAAGGAATTTCTGCAGCAGACACATCTGGTCTGCGTGGTTCCGCCATACAGACGCCAAGATCTCGAACCCAACGAGTCGGTTAGTGTGAAACTCTACGCAGTTTCATCGGGGAAGACTAGCGAGCCTCATGCTTTTCTTTATACCGCTGCCTCTGCCGCTCCTGAACCATCTGTTGGAAAAATAGAATCTGTTTTACCCGTTTTGACCACTACTTCAGCCGAAGCCACTCTGACTTCGTCCACAGAGGTTGTTTCTCTGACAAGCGTTTCTACGAGCT cGCTACTTTCGCCAGTGGTGACAAGCACGTCAAGTTTCGCATCGACCATGGAACAGCAGCCGTCGCAGCCTCACTCCGAGCCGCAACAAgtgcaacaacaacaacaacaacaacaaccacaacaaca acaacaacagcagcagcagcagcagcagcaagaAGTGTTGAAGAGCGAGAGCTGCCAGTCACCTCCATCATCAAGTTCGCCAGTAACGCCTGTAATGATGTGGACCACACAGTCCCAGAGTTCGTGCACAAATGTAATGATGCCACCACCTCCGATGATTGCAAGCCCAATACTAAGCATTCACTCGTCTTCCGATCTCCAGCTGATACTCCCCGATAACCTGAAAACCGAGATCCTCGACGAAAGCAGTCAGAGCAGTATGATTAGCGAAAACAGCATGCAGGGACTGCCGAGCAGCACAGCAACCAGCCAGCAAGCAGCGTCCCGTCCCCTGCAAATAAGTGGCGAAGGCTCGAGGGAGGCTCCAGCATCACTTCTGTCTGTCGTTAGCGCTAATGTCTCAGCAGCTGTGAGTCCCTCTGAGGAGACAGCAGTTAATCTGCTCGGGGTCGCAGACATGATTCGAAATCAACATCCGCTCGCCCTCTCTCCGCAAGATCCCTTCAGCGTTATGCAAGACTCTCCTCAAGTGAAGGTCCTCAGTCCACGACACATCAATAAAGAATCGACGGGGCTTTTGTCGTCCGGAGACGGAGACGGAAGCTCCAGTGGACGGGTCCAGGGTGCAGGTGTCGTCGATCtacgaatgaaacaacaacaacagcagcaacaggaTTTCTCCACCCTGACGACGTTTGCTGCAACTGCTCCTGATCAAAGTCTTCCTGCGCAAAGCGGACACAGCATTGAGAAGTATCTGAACCACATTGAGACTTCCCCGTCACAGAACAAGGAGCCAGAGAGAggcggagcaggaggcgatTTTGTGGCCAGCGTCCAGCAGCGAGGGTCGATTATATCGACCGGCaggcaacagcagcagcaggttTCGCAACCTCCAAATATCCTTGCTCCGACACACGCGACTAAGAAATTAGATGCTTTGGTCAATTCTGCAGCTGAAACGCACCAGCTTGGTTCACCAGTTCCAGCCTCTGAAATCTCGACGGTGAATCTGATAGGGCATGTTTCTCCGGACGCCGAGGCGATCCATCTACAGCAGCAGCACGACGTTATGTCTGGATCTCCGCAGCCAAGGAACAGTCCGCCTATTCCTGTTAAGGCGATGATACTCGAGGCACTCATGCCCGCGCCAACTATCTCTGGACAGCCCATGACACCTGTCAGCGTCGCTGTTCCTGCAAATAATGGAGCACCTGAGAAATTGCCTGAGGAAAATCTTCTAACGACTATTGCCACTGCGCTTCTGCCTCCCATGCAGGAACCACCGATCAATACTGCTGCTGGTACCGCCGCTTCGCCTACTTGCGTTACCACCATTCATCGTCCGCTGcag GTACCAAGCGAGCCGATTCCCTCAGCAGCTGAACAGATCCAGCAGATGCAGGTTCTTGCACAGCAGGAAGTGGCTGCAATGCAGCAAGTCCAACAGGTTGAGCAAGTGATGGCACAGGCTCAGCAGCAAGTTGAGCAGGTTGTGGCCCATGCACATCAGCAGGCAGTTCAGGCAGTTCAGCAGGCGCAACAGCAAGTGGTCCAGCAGGTTGTCCAGCATGCGCAGGTGGTCCAGCACGCGGTCCAGCAGGTCCAGGCAGTCCAGCAGGTACAGGCGGTTCCAGCGGTGCAGCAGGCGGTTCAACAGGCTACGCAGGAGGCTGTTCAACAGGCGGTTCAGCAGGCGACCCAAGAAGTGGTCCAGCAAGTCCAGGCGGTTCAGCAAGCGGTGCAGCAGGCACAGGCAGCACAGGCAATGCAGCATGCGGTTCAGCAAGACATAGGATCGATGCTGAGCCAGCCGGCAGGTTTTGTTGCCGAAGCGAGTTCGGCCCTGGCCAGTGGAGCAGCGCAGGAGCCAAGCCAGCAGAGGCTGACAACAGCTGCCGAGCAGGCGATAAATTCAGTGATAACAAACGCGACACAGGATATAATAAACAATCGTCCAATAACTACGACGACAGCGCACGCGATCATTGCCACAAAGAATATTCTCAACAGTGTTGCGACGCAGAGCGCACAGCTAATGAACACCGCCATGGAGGGGATTCTGCCGAAGTCTCCGACTGGACAGGGTCCCATGGTCGAGCAAGTTACCAACAAGGCGACATTGCCAGTGGGCAATTCTAGCCAAGGTGTCAGTGTGCCTGTAACTGCCAGCGGGCCTGTTAATCCCAGCAACGCTGGACCACCTGCCAGGAAACCTGAGGATGCTGGGGGCATGTTGCCACAGGAATTAACTTCTATGTCTGAGCATGACCTTCTCAGCTATATCAATCCCAGCTGTTTTGATCCCCAAGGAGGATTTCTCATGTAG